The following coding sequences are from one Humulus lupulus chromosome X, drHumLupu1.1, whole genome shotgun sequence window:
- the LOC133805935 gene encoding uncharacterized protein LOC133805935, which yields MIAFDELESGKGANQIGAIKRAGDSRWSSHFYSICSLLRLFEATCSVLESIIKEGSTQSQRGDASAAYKMMTSFEFIFILHLMKEIMGINDILCQVLQQKSQDILNAMNMVSTTKSLIQELRNEGWKIFPENVVSFSKKFDIDIPELSSRYAQGSTANGERAFSAVKIVKTRLRNKIEDEFLTNNLLVYIKREIAETFDLDPILDDFVSIKERRLQF from the exons ATGATAGCTTTTGATGAACTTGAAAGTGGAAAAGGAGCTAATCAAATTGGAGCAATCAAACGAGCTGGTGATAGTCGTTGGAGCTCTCATTTTTATTCTATTTGTAGTCTACTACGACTGTTTGAAGCCACTTGCTCGGTGCTTGAAAGCATAATAAAGGAAGGATCCACTCAGTCCCAACGCGGGGATGCGAGTGCTGCTTATAAAATGATGAcatcatttgaatttatatttattttgcacTTAATGAAGGAAATCATGGGTATTAATGATATTCTTTGTCAAGTTTTGCAGCAAAAATCTCAGGACATATTGAATGCCATGAATATGGTATCTACTACAAAAAGCCTTATCCAAGAGCTAAGAAATGAAGGTTGGAAAATTTTTCCTGAAAATGTTGTCTCTTTCTCCAAGAAATTTGACATTGACATTCCAGAGTTGAGCTCTCGTTATGCCCAAG GATCTACAGCGAATGGTGAACGAGCATTTTCAGCTGTGAAGATTGTTAAAACACGACTTCGCAACAAAATTGAAGATGAGTTCCTAACAAATAATTTACTTGTCTATATTAAAAGAGAGATAGCTGAGACTTTTGATTTAGATCCAATACTTGATGATTTTGTTTCTATAAAAGAACGCAGGTTGCAATTTTAG